The DNA window GAAGGGACGGAAACGAGAAGAGGATGAGCCATGTTGATCTGATGCTGTGTGATGATGTTTGCTCTTGGACATTTCTCTGAGAGTGGGACTCTAAAGTGATGTTTCGACTACAGGTTGAAGAGTGTCAAGTGTTTTTCTCATCTCAGGTAAAGTCACAAGACCAACAGTAAACTTCACCACACCACGTAAAGGAAACTAGCCGAGGACGTGTGACCCTCTAAAGTCAGGCCACAAATAAAGACCCTTGAAGAGAAGATCACACACTGTGCAGGAAACAAGACGTAATGTGATCGAAGAGAGAATCGGTTTCAGTGGCTTTATTTGAGTTGATTTACAGTAATTGAGATTATGTTGAGCTCAGCCGAATGTTTCTGGAAGTAAAAGTCCCATTCAGACTTTCATTATCAGCTGTAATTGGAATAATTATAACGATACAAGGTAGACTTACCACAAGCCACGAGATTGTGAAACAATGTCCCATGCTCCTGTAGTAGCCACAAGTCCATATGATATCAACTGGGttataagaaaaacacatttcattaacGATGTCAAGGAGAAGTCAAGAGGAAGTGCTGGAAATCATTGGAATGGGATCTTtcgcaatggtttatgggatgccAAGTTCCCTCACTCTTAAAACAATTACGTACACAGTCTATTTTTTCAGTTTCCCAATATTTTCTTTGCTCTGAATCAAATGTTGCATAGTCGCAACTCATCTTGTTCCTGGTCGGACCTGTTTCAGGCTTAGAACTCTGAAACGtcagtggagaaaatgaatgggaagTTCAGTTACGGAACCAGAACCGTTCTAAAAGTGGGTGCTCATTTTTACAATCTATTCCGTTGTCCCTCATGTGTAGGCAATTTGAATCCGATGCAGGAATGCCAATTAATCCTTCTTACAATGAACTTCTGAGAGAGGTTTCACAAAGTATATCTTGAAAATTCTAGTAACACAGGCTGCATTTCATGTATcatgaaaacaaagtatttaTATGTCATGTTGTGAACTAATGTGCTTGTGATGgttttgacatcttcatctctgTAGCTGACTGTTATCTCATCCTCTCAGTATAAAAGCAACAGTGGAtggaatcaaatcaaatttaagaTCTTTAAAAGCAGTAGTTTTTAGAAACCGATTCCTCTGGGTAATCCACAGACCTCACCGTAGTTTCAGCAAGAACTTTTCTTGACTTCCAGTGTGATACCAAACAGTGTTGAACTAAATTAGAATGTCCCCTTTTTTGGAATATTTACCTTCAATTGAAACTGGACAAACCGAAGCATGAAGAGGTATCGTCTCATGGGGAaggaaaaaatgtgtgtgcagacGTTCACAAGCGCATTTGTGTTTCTGATGTACAAGAGATTTACTAAAGAAGTTTCCATCTgcatgctttgtgtgtgtcttcacaCACTTCATTTTTTTGTGAGGGTGCTGACACAGGCTCATAATTGAGGTCAATTGATTAGATGCCActgttttaacacatttttttctccaagaTGCAGTGGTGTGTGGGTAATAGGTTCCGCCGCAGTGCTCTCTGCATTGACTGGTGGACAAAGGCCagataactgtgtgtgtgtgtgtgtgtgtgagtgtgagtgtgagtgaaactgtatgtctacatgtgtgtcattttgtctttttgaaagTGTTAAGCTGGTGATTCAGATAAAGAACTGAGAAATTTTGCAGAGAATCTGACACTGTCACAATGTAAGATTaagggagcaggaagaggagtagaggagaaggagcatgtgtgtgtgtgtgtgtgtgtgtgtgtgtgtgtgtgtgtgtgcatgtgtgtttgtatgtacagTATTCATGCAGGCATATCGCTTTAATATTTGAGCCTCCCACAGCATTGACCGATGGCCAAGGacagtatgtttttgtgttatgtGCAAGTGTGTCTCAGTTGTTCTCACTTACTGTAGAGAAGGGACATAAATCTTGTTGCGTATCTCAATCAGTCAGCCGTCCCCTCCAGTCCATTACAGCTATAATCCCCCTAATGAGGTTTGTACTAGTACAGGCTTGAGgcaacccccccccacaaaagtacacacacacacacacacacacacacacacacacacacacacacacacacacagattaattCCTAGATCACTACCTCTCTTTATTAATTGTCcgaaaaaaaggaaatgcagATGAAATTTCAAATGATCAGCAAATCGCACCCATAAACTTTTGCCTTGTCTACATTAATGTGGATCTTTTGCATAacaaattttattttctctgcgtCTGAgcctctcatccacacacaaacagtgttgtCACAAGATGGCGATTTTTACAAACGCCCTTCAAAGTGCAGATTTTAAAAGACACTGGTTTATGTGTATCCGAGTGTAAAACAAAGATGTCACAGCTTACCTCACATTCATGCAACCCAGCTGTTGCCTTGTGAAATAAACATgtgccagaaacaacaacaacaattagtGCTATATCctggtttctgtctgtttggttAGCACTGCCAGGTCAAATTACAAGTTAGCAGCTAAATTTAGCATTACTGCACCACATTACTGACATTCACAGGTATCTTGTGTGATCGTTTGTGAGTCATCCATTGTGTGAATGGAGATATTTTCATGTGGAGGgagaattatttttaaaacagaggGGAAAATATCTGTTTAAAAAATATCCGCAGTGGTGTAGATAAGGCATGCATTGATGATTTGAATTCTGATGTTTAACTTAACAACAACTGATGCATATAGTGTAGCGGGATTGTCAAATAAAGTCACATATTTACTTgcaactgatgaaaacataaaaatgcagATAAATGGTAAACAGTCTGTATTTGTATAACACTTTCTCtagttttgatgaccactcaaagcacttcacagtTCAGTTTACTGCCattcacacgttcacacacacattcatgcagtgcacctctgggcagcacttttttctgtgagggtTCTTTTTGGACGGATCATCTGTGAACTtttgaacacaaacatttcaggaTTTAACTCCCGAATGCAACggcacttctctctctgtgtcgctCTCCATGGTGCTAAAAGGCTCAAATTTAGGCTTGAAGGGAAAGTTCACCCACAATTGAAAGTCCACTCATTTTCTACTCACTCTACATAGAATttccaaatccaatacaattgaattcAATGGTGATCACTTcttcaaaagtaaaaagaaaaaacaccacaggagcagcattTAGGCATTctatgtttttgttctgttgttttttacatttgaagaagaaatcaccatttacttcaaattgatttggctgcaatgttgattacccctgaaactccaaaaacattttatggaCTCAAAAAATTATTGGATTTTCAATTTCGGGTGAACTATccctccaaaagtgttttgcggactcaaacacttcacccacccctccatcgttttagtggtgagtagataatgagtgaattttcatttttgggtaaACTACCCCTTTAATCCCATTCAGACCACTGTACTCAAAACCAACTTCACAGAACACACAAGCTGCCTCCTGAATAAATCAGTCATGCCAACCAAGTAACCTCCTCTGCACTGGCACCACTAGCAAACATCAAGCAGCAACCTGACGACATCTACATAGAGCCTCCACCGTCATTATGCCTGATGATTTATGTTCTTCTTTGTGACTGTTTCATTGTGCAGGCTGGAGCTTCAGCATGGGTTCAGCCTACCAGTTCCACAGCTGGAGAGTGTTTGTGGTGGTGTGTGCACTAccgtgtgtctctgcagtggtCGCTCTTACTTTTATGCCTGAGAGCCCCCGCTTCTTCCTGGAggtaagagaaagagaaagacagtttATTGTGGTGGCACCAACATTTCTCTTAATGACAGttataactagaatggcactcagtagagcgcatacctcagCTGAATCTGAATCCACAATATCTCGCTACACGTAAGAGGTAGCTGCAGGTTTCTAGCCATAATTTGAAAATACAGTGGCTGAAAAAAAGTATATCCTCCTATCAGAATATTAAAATCTGATAGAttcagaatttatttatttgagctCCAAATTGTACCCTCacataaatatgatttgattcAATAGTCTGGATTTTTATAGTCAAGATTTGTGcattagaaaaaacaaaatgacctatgttaaagaaatacaaatacaccaacaaacagacacggGTGAAAACAGTACCTCCTTGCTCAAGGTAATAAATCTTTTGGTGATCAgaaatttttttaaaccttttggAAACTTTAATGCCAGCAGAGTTTTTGTCAtagcattttatttctttatgtcAGACGATGCTTTTCCTCTATGTGATGTAGtgtgttgtatatttatttactgcATCATTGCATTAAGTGGCGACACTTAAGTGTTAACCTGTGTTCAAATGCCCAGGGTGGGGTGGGAAAGAGATGTAAAAGAACATAAAGAGATGTaagacaataaaaacactggTGTTTAAAACAATGGGAGTTTAGTAACTGTGCAGTTGCCTGCTGACTTGGCCTGATTAACAACACTGtacacagagctgagctgcttgAGGGACTTTAAAACCCTTAGTTTCCTCCTCAGAGTTATGATTCTTCCTGAGGACATAATTATCTTTTGGTGTCCATTTGCTTATAAGAACTTTCTTCCTTCCTGTAACCCCAGAACTtagaaaagttgtttttaagttttcttaAGAGTCAAAGTGAATCTGTGATTGTTGTTGATACATCAGAGCCCCAAAGCCAGGGAATGAAATGCCTGAGGAAATAAGGGTGTCTGAGTGAGATGGTGTCTGAGCTAAAACATACTTTTTTCAGAATGCATATCCCTTCTTTACTTTGGTAATTTGTTTTCTCGTTCTGTAGCACTTTGTACtctgtgttgaaatgtgctCTACAAATAAAGATATTACTTAGTACATTGCAAACAGAAAATGCGATTACCTAATTCGGCAAATTTTCAGTGGTGTCACATCCTCAGAGTTGATTTGGGGAGTGCTGTTTTCTATATTTGTCTGTAAACACGTCACTGTAAAGTAACTTGAGGATGGAAGGGGAAATCCTAATGTATGTAATGTGCATATATGTGAGCTCCACATGTTTAACTTGACTGTCTCCTAGATGGGTAAACATGACGAGGCCTGGATGGTGCTCAAACACATCCATGACACCAACATGCGTGCCCGCGGAGAACCAGAGAGAGTCTTCACTGTAAGTACACACTGGCCTCCCAGCACTCTGCGACCCTCCCTCCTGCTGCAGTGCCATCAGCAGGTGACATACTCGTGTCTCCCCCTGCAGGTGAACAGGATAAAAATCCCCAAACAGTTGGACGAGCTGGTGGAGATGCAGAATGAGTCAGCCAACCCTGTGTTCAAGGTCCTCTTCAAGATCAAGGCCGAGCTCAGAGGGGTATGATGCTGTTTTGTCTTTGCCCTAGTTAGGAAACCCAGGTTTTATAATGAGCTGTTATGGAAGTAAATATGGTTATTATGTTTTTTCCCTCTAAAATTAGATCTGGTTGACTTTTATGAGATGCTTCAACTACCCAGTGAGAGACAACACCATTAAACTGGCTGCAGTCTGGTTCACTCTGTCTTTTGGGTaagaaaccctctgcagagtcTTCAGCATCACCTCCAGCTCTACTGCTACACTTCTCATTGGTATTATTCTATGCTTCTGTGGGTGGGACTGAGTCAGAGTCTCAGATGCTCTCTCACTTATGACACATGACTGCTGAGAAGTGAGATTAGAAAGATAGGCGGTGCTGTTTGGAAGCAaagttttttagttttctttaactAAAAAGAGACATGCTGTTGTGCACAGTTATTCCCTCATATTCTGGTAAACCACATCTTTTTGCTGGATTTCTATAGCCTGAAAATAGATATAAACAACCTGCACCTCTGACACCACCTTTCCCCTTTCTCCTGTGCAGATGTAGGCCTACACCACAGCACAATTACACTTTGATTTTATgtagacaagcacacacacatttacctgTACTTTTAGCAGAACATTAATATATACAATGGTGCAATAAACCTTTTGAAACTGTACTTCTGTGACTGTACTTCTACACATTATTgtaatatataatgtataaataatatgTGTACTTACCATCATGTAATTATGAGTAAATGCTTTACTGGTTTTGTGATGTACTTACAAGTCACAGACACATACAAGCAGTCAGATATTTTACTAAAGTCTCAGACTGGGAGATTATCAGTTTGTAAAATTGATATTGTGTCttaataattaaattcaaatcaaattcaatAACAGAAAAGCAGTCAAGCACAACACAGTCACTGCATCTACCATCATGGTGATGAATCCAGGGTAAGCAGAATGAGCTGGAGGACCATGACCATGTGTTCACTCCAGAGGGCTGTCGTTGTGTCCAGGTACTACGGGCTGTCTGTGTGGTTCCCGGATGTCATCAAGCACCTTCAGGCCGATGAGTACGCCTCCAGAGTGAAGGTTCACAACAACGAACGCATTGAAGACTTCACCTTCAACTTCACACTGGAAAACCAGATCCAAAGGAACTCTGTTTTTCTAAATGACAGGTAAAAGAAACAGTGCGGGTGCAAACTGACTTCTGATTCGATTTTAAAAAAGCCTCCCCATAGCTGCCTGTCCCGTTGTGGGATAGCCATACTGTTGGTCATTCCCACAAACAACACAGCACTGCTGGAAATATTAATCCTGCCTCCTTTATCTCCCTCAGCACCAGGAAATTAAATggcttgtctctctctttccttctctcttgcgctctctctctctctctctcgtccatacacacatacacagtcctctgttccttctcctcctggttATAGTTCTCACTTACACAAAGGCCACAGAGGAGATGCGTCGAtatgctgtatttgtttcttcCCAATACCCACTGGAGACCAGAATGCATGTTTATTAAGAGATTAAATCAAGGCCAATATCATGAAAAGCGTGCACAGCAGCCCTCTTATATTAGACATGCTAAAGGACGGACATGGGGTGATGAAGAAGACGTCTGTAAAACTACTCAGTTACAAGTAAAAGCCCTGAATTTAAAGGAcacatgatgtttttgttgttttctcgaGTGTGTTGTACAGTTTTTATACATGTggtctgcaaagttaaaaagccaaaAGTGTCTGAAGCGTGAAGCGAGTTCCTTTAATCTGACTAACATGACGAGCTCCCGAACAAAGCCAGGGGGCTtgaagagacaggagctaaaaccaagtgtttcagacagaggctgaaaagaggagctgcagcaatgacCACAGTGAGGAAAGTGATCATCAGAGCATGTGAAGCTTTTTGAAGTAGTAACACAGATTAAAGTTATCAACCTAATATAACCATTTAATGTTTCCTTCAGAGTTTTACTTGTTGTACAATAGCTGATTGTTTTATGTCGTGTAAAAGCTGCATCATGACTGGGAAGATTGTATTCATTCTTTTTCTAAAACCTTCTGCAAATCAAttactgtcaaataaatgtcgTGGAATCAAATGCGATATTTCCTCATAAATAGTATCAAATATAGTTCCTCTAAATTTCACTCATTAAAGGAAAGGATAGTTCAGTATCATCTCCTGTGGGAAGGATGTGACCAATCCCTGCTGATCCTGCTTTATTTGTTTCTTACATTTGTTTCCTTCCCTGTCGTCTTCACCTCTTCCCAGGTTTATCAGTATGAAGTTCAAGGCGGTCACATTCATCGACTCATCTTTCCTCAACTGCTATTTTGAGGATGTCTCCTCTGTAGGATCCTTCTTCAAGAACTGCACCTTTATCGACTCCTTCTTTTACAACACGGGTGAGTACTCCTCCCCTGCACACGGCTCCCACAGCCGAGGTGTTTCCTTCCACTCCACAAAATCCCATTATGCCGTCGGTGCCTTACACATAAGTCTCAATCAGCCTCTCTATCTTTTTCAGACAGTTCATTTTAGGTCTAATGTCCAAGCTTCTGGCTTCGGGAACAAGGAATGGGTTTGAGCGTTTATGGCTTTGCTTTATGTCACTAAATTACTGCTTAACCTCTCTGCCCCTGCACAGATTGCCTCTCTGAACTCAGGTGACTGTAGTTAACGCATGATGCATGATTTGTAGCTGATGTCTAAGATGTTTGCATAAATTCAAGACAGTAAGGCAACAACATCCTAAAGGGAGATTTCCTTGCTCACCTGAATAATTCATCACAGcatgttttgttgtggttttgaTAAAACAAACGTCAGAACCAGGGCAGCTATAGCTGCATCTGAAACATTGAAGCGTCCCTTGCCAAATCCAAAGCTATGATATTAAAGTGCAATCCATCAACAACACAACCAGGAAGTACAGGAAAAGGTAGCAGAggcattttaaatgttctgagAGAACTGGAGCTGAGTCAGACCTTGTGGGAGCGGAGGGGAGAAAAACAGTTCCCTCCAGCACTCTGGGAAAGCGCTGAACATGGAAACAGTAAGGGCACCGTTAGGTTTCTGGTAATGCCCCATGGGAAATGAAGTCTGCCCACAGCAATGTGTCCCTTCAGAGCAAAGGATCAAGAGAAATGAGAGTAGAGAGGAGTGATCAGAGCAGAATGTTGTTGAGTGTTCTCATTGCTCTGAATGATACTATTTAAGGAGAGAGCCCTTTATAAACTTTACAGAATGACAGCATTATATATGACTTTCCTCTATTTACAGTGGAAAGGCTTTATGTTTATGAACCACATTCAAAAATACAGTGCAACATTCTATTCAACCTATCCTGAAGGACTTAATTATTGTCTCAATACAGTCAATGTCCGAGCCCAAGTCCAAGTTACAGGTCCTGAAAACTGAGATTTGAGACAGACGTCAGTTCCAGTCTTGACCAAACTCAAATCATACAACACTGCCTTGGTCTGTAGCTAATTATTCACACTAATAACAGACACTGGTGAAAACACATCAAGCTGTCTCGGGCTGCTTTGACTCAGGATAAAGAGCGGGTCATCCATTAACCAGAAGTTCATTGGTTCAATGACAGTTTCCCCTGCTCCACGTGCAgaggtgtccttgggcaagacactgaaccccagaTTGCGTGAGTGAAGAGTGATTGAGGAAGTGCTGCACAAAAATGAAAGTGTGAAtgactgtaaagcactttgagtggtcatcaagacttaaaaaaatcactatatAGAATCAATCTGGACAATGATGTACttcattcaattatttaaaaaaccttTATACCTACAGTATATATTGTTTTCTGCAATGACGCATAAATCAACAGTTTTTATACTCAGGACCAGGACAAAATAAGACACAATAAGATAAACTGTCAATAAATATCCTGAAACTCATATCCTTTGAGAAGGCTCTCCAACATGGCTGGATTATTACAATGTTTGACAGCTTCATTAAACttcatgacaacaacatgtgtTTCTAAACAGTTTCTCCTTAgttttttaatcaaacacaaCTTTATATGGGAACAGACACCATGGTAGTACTGATAGCAATGACAACAAGGCAAGATATGATGGGGCTGCATTAGTTGTCATTGTGAATTAATCAAAGAATTAAAATTATTTGACTTACAGTGGACCTGACACGTCTGGGGCCCCTTGGGCAGCTGCCTCTGACCAATACCATCAaataagataaattaaaaaccatgaaacaataaatgaaaacatcaattTTCTACCATAAACTAAAATCCTCAACCTGGAGACAGAAAATGTAGTTCTTGGTGGGGTTTTTCTTTAACTGGAGACGGTGCCCGGCAGACAAAAGCCTtctattcattttatttcaacgCAGTGTGAAGACTGAATTCTCTCCTCTCACATTTACAGATATTGACGATGCCAAACTAACAAACTCACGGGTGATCAACAGCTCCTTCCACCACAACAAGACAGGGTGTCAGATGACCTTTGAGGACGATTACAGCGCCTACTGGGTCTACTTCGTCAACTTCCTGGGAACTCTGGCTGTGCTGCCTGGAAACATCGTCTCTGCTCTCCTCATGGATAAAATAGGGCGCCTCAGCATGTTAGGTATGACATAACATCCTCCCTGGTCTGTGAGGGCTGCTCAGACATTCTGTTTGACCTTATGGATAGCAGCCGTTTCTCTTGCAAAATGTCCCGACTCCTTGTGACGTTGGCCTTTGTGCTGCACCTGCAGTGACCTCTAGTGACGTAAATGAGGCCATTTTGGGTCTGAGGTGTAAAAGGTGTGCTGTGTTGCCCCCTGCAGGAGGCTCCATGGTGCTGTCAGGCATCAGCTGCTTCTTCCTGTGGTTCGGAACCAGCGAGTCGATGATGATCTTCATGCTCTGTCTGTACAACGGCCTCAGCATCTCTGCCTGGAACTCCCTGGATGTGGTCACCGCCGAGCTGTACCCAACAGACAGGAGGTGAGTGCTGCACACAAAACTCAGTGAAAGATACAAGAAGAATTAGACTTCTTATATCTTCTGATTTCCAAAAAATGTCAGAACAATATCAGAATAGCAAAAGCAACAGTATTTTAGTCTGCTTTTTGTGGCACGCCCACACAAGAGGCCTCTGGACATCAACCTTTTCCTGATGACATGAACTTGCTCTTTGtcctttctttaaaataaagtcactGCATCCAAAACACATCTAGTTGTGTGACTCATAAATGGTTTCATTCCCTGTCAATATCTGAAAAGCTCTGATGAATATTTGGTGAAGCTTCAGGTCATTCACATCCCTCATTTGACCCACTGACAGATTGTTCTCAGCCCAGATatattctcattattattattattattatcatcattatagCTCATTTCACATTATTATCCTCTGAAAAGGCCAGACCACATCTCATTGGTTCAGTTGTGGTGAGAAACTACAAATCCTGACTTTATTTACAACAAATATGAAGAAGCAAGATTCTGCCACTACATTGCTCATATTTATTCAGTCACTGATCCAGTTGTAGAACAGGGTTACATTCCGCAGGTTTGAATTAGGACTGGCCATTAAAACATTCTTCAGAGCGAGGAGAGAATTAATATAAAACTAGAATAGAACTCAGAAGAGGACATGCCTCtatcaaggcccaacagtcccctaatgaaaccacattcactATAGTTCCTATCTCTAATATATATTAATGCCCCTTTATTCaaatccacaccaaaattaaattattCTTTCTTAGCTTACGTCCCATCTTTCCACCTAGTTTCCTgaaaatccattcatttgtttttgtgtaattttctaATCAACAGACAACCTGTCTGCTGATTACTGTGTTAATGGTGGGGTCACCCTCTCTGTTTAAATCATCTGCGCTCTATCTGCTATGTGCTGCACTGTTTCATCGCAGAAAACAAAAGATACAAATTTGAATAACAAAGTCTGtctaaaaatgaaatgacacaaacacactgctacACATGTGTCGCTCTCCTCTATATCTTCCTTGTgtccttgtgtttttattccaggGGCACAGGCTTCGGCTTCTGTAATGCCATGTGTAAGCTGGCAGCAGTGCTGGGCAACCTGATCTTTGGCTCACTGGTTGGCATCACCAAGGCGATCCCCATCCTGCTGGCATCGTCCGTGTTGGTTGGCGGCGGCCTGGTGGGGCTGCGACTGCCAGACACACGCGCCAATGTCCTCATGTAAACCTCAACGCAGAACAATATGTTGTTTACCA is part of the Paralichthys olivaceus isolate ysfri-2021 chromosome 18, ASM2471397v2, whole genome shotgun sequence genome and encodes:
- the LOC109626507 gene encoding synaptic vesicle glycoprotein 2C-like, translating into MDETHNNRTSLVKGAKDIAKETKRHAAKNFSKAVDRASDEYSAHRSYNRFQNEDEEENNYNTYTQQDGQYADNAANDEDGASSDATEGHDDEDEIYEGEYQGVPAYNNGKPREGQVALGQPVSDSQKSRKELENERQADEEELAQQYELIMQECGHGRFQWQLFFVLGLALMSDGVEVFVVGFVLPSAETDMCVPNSGAGWLGSIVYLGMMFGAFFWGGLSDKVGRKQCLLISLSVNGFFAFLSSFVQGYSMFLLCRMVSGFGIGGAVPIVFSYFAEVLAREKRGEHLSWLCMFWMIGGIYASAMAWAIIPHYGWSFSMGSAYQFHSWRVFVVVCALPCVSAVVALTFMPESPRFFLEMGKHDEAWMVLKHIHDTNMRARGEPERVFTVNRIKIPKQLDELVEMQNESANPVFKVLFKIKAELRGIWLTFMRCFNYPVRDNTIKLAAVWFTLSFGYYGLSVWFPDVIKHLQADEYASRVKVHNNERIEDFTFNFTLENQIQRNSVFLNDRFISMKFKAVTFIDSSFLNCYFEDVSSVGSFFKNCTFIDSFFYNTDIDDAKLTNSRVINSSFHHNKTGCQMTFEDDYSAYWVYFVNFLGTLAVLPGNIVSALLMDKIGRLSMLGGSMVLSGISCFFLWFGTSESMMIFMLCLYNGLSISAWNSLDVVTAELYPTDRRGTGFGFCNAMCKLAAVLGNLIFGSLVGITKAIPILLASSVLVGGGLVGLRLPDTRANVLM